In one window of Mus pahari chromosome 3, PAHARI_EIJ_v1.1, whole genome shotgun sequence DNA:
- the Rrbp1 gene encoding ribosome-binding protein 1 isoform X2, with product MDIYDTQTLGVVVFGGFMVVSAIGIFLVSTFSMKETSYEEALANQRKEMAKTHHQKGEKKKKEKTVEKKGKTKKKEEKPNGKIPEHDLDSSVTIILKEPVRVPAVAVAPTSVHSSVGHTPIATVPAMPQEKMASSPKDKKKKEKKVAKVEPAVSSIVNSIQVLASKSAILEATPKEVPMVAVPPVGSKASAPATSSQGKKGQGAQNQAKKGEGAQNQGKKGEGAQNQGKKGEGVQNQTKKGEGAQNQGKKGEGAQNQAKKGEGGQNQAKKGEGAQNQAKKGEGAQNQAKKGEGGQNQAKKGEGAQNQAKKGEGAQNQAKKGEGVQNQAKKGAEGAQNQGKRGEANQNQAKKGEGGQNQTKKGEGPHNQGKKGEAAQKQDKKIEGAQNQGKKPEGTPNQGKKGEGAQNQGKKGEGAQNQGKKGEGAQNQGKKGEGSQNQGKKGEGAQNQGKKGEGAQNQGKKGEGAQNQGKKGGEGAQNQGKKGGEGAQNQGKKGGEGSQNQGKKGEGSSNQSIKVEGMQNQGRKAEGTPNQGKKMEAAQNQGKKVEGAQNQGKGGEGPQNQGKKAEGVQSQGKKGEGTQNQGKKGDGNPNQGRKGEGASNQNRKTDTVANQGTKPEGVSNQVKKSEGTPNQGKKAEGAPNQGKKTEGSPSQAKKVDAAANQGKKSEMTPAQGKNASMVQSQEAPKQEAPAKKKSGSKKKGEPVC from the exons ATGGATATCTACGACACTCAGACCTTGGGGGTTGTGGTCTTTGGCGGGTTTATGGTTGTTTCTGCCATCGGCATCTTCCTGGTGTCAACCTTCTCCATGAAGGAGACGTCGTATGAAGAAGCCCTTGCCAACCAGCGCAAGGAGATGGCGAAAACTCACCaccagaaaggagagaagaaaaagaaggagaaaacagtggagaagaaaggaaagaccaaaaaaaaggaagagaaacctAATGGGAAGATACCTGAACATGACCTGGATTCCAGTGTGACCATCATCCTCAAGGAACCAGTGCGCGTAcctgctgtggctgtggctccaACTTCAGTCCATTCTTCTGTGGGCCATACCCCTATAGCCACAGTACCAGCCATGCCTCAGGAAAAGATGGCTTCCTCCCCTAAggacaaaaagaagaaggagaaaaaagtggCAAAGGTGGAGCCAGCAGTCAGTTCTATTGTGAATTCCATCCAGGTTCTTGCCTCAAAGTCGGCCATCTTGGAAGCCACACCCAAGGAGGTGCCTATGGTGGCTGTGCCCCCAGTGGGCTCTAAGGCCAGTGCTCCTGCCACCAGCAGTCAGGGCAAGAAGGGACAGGGAGCCCAGAAccaggccaagaagggggagggagccCAGAACCAAggcaagaagggagagggggCCCAGAACCAAggcaagaagggagagggggTCCAGAACCAgaccaagaagggggagggggcccAGAACCAAggcaagaagggggagggagccCAGAACCAGGccaagaagggggaaggaggccAGAAccaggccaagaagggggagggggctcagAACCAAGCTAAGAAGGGAGAGGGGGCCCAGAACCAggccaagaagggggaagggggccAAAACCAggccaagaagggagagggggctCAGAACCAGGCCAAGAAGGGGGAAGGAGCCCAGAACCAAGCTAAGAAGGGGGAAGGGGTCCAGAACCAGGCCAAGAAGGGGGCAGAAGGGGCCCAAAATCAGGGCAAAAGGGGGGAAGCAAACCAAAACCAGGCCAAGAAGGGCGAGGGAGGCCAGAACCAAACCAAGAAGGGGGAAGGACCCCACAACCAAGGCAAGAAGGGAGAAGCAGCTCAAAAACAGGACAAAAAAATAGAAGGTGCCCAGAATCAAGGCAAGAAGCCAGAGGGAACCCCAAACCAAggcaagaagggagagggggCCCAGAACCAAggcaagaagggagagggggCCCAGAACCAGGGTAAGAAGGGAGAGGGGGCCCAGAACCAGGGCAAGAAAGGAGAGGGGTCACAGAACCAAGGCAAGAAAGGAGAGGGGGCCCAGAACCAAggcaagaagggagagggggCCCAGAACCAGGGCAAAAAAGGAGAGGGGGCCCAGAACCAGGgcaagaaaggaggagagggggccCAGAACCAGGgcaagaaaggaggagagggggccCAGAACCAGGgcaagaaaggaggagaggggtcCCAGAACCAGGGCAAGAAAGGGGAAGGGTCTTCCAACCAGAGTATAAAAGTAGAGGGTATGCAAAACCAGGGCAGAAAAGCAGAAGGAACCCCAAACCAGGGCAAGAAGATGGAGGCAGCCCAGAACCAGGGTAAAAAGGTGGAAGGGGCCCAAAACCAgggcaagggaggggaggggcctcaAAACCAGGGCAAAAAGGCAGAGGGGGTTCAAAGTCAGGGCAAGAAAGGGGAAGGGACCCAGAATCAGGGCAAAAAGGGCGATGGAAATCCCAACCAaggcaggaagggggagggggcttccaaccagaacagaaagacagatacagtTGCTAATCAGGGCACAAAGCCAGAGGGTGTCTCAAACCAGGTGAAAAAGTCTGAAGGGACCCCTAATCAAGGAAAAAAGGCAGAGGGAGCCCCAAACCAAGGCaaaaagacagaaggatctcCCAGCCAGGCCAAAAAAGTGGATGCAGCTGCCAATCAGGGTAAAAAGTCAGAGATGACTCCTGCCCAGGGTAAAAATGCAAGCATGGTCCAAAGCCAGGAGGCACCAAAGCAAGAAGCACCTGCAAAGAAGAAGTCTGGTTCCAAGAAAAAAGGGGAGCCTG TGTGCTga